In Candidatus Hydrogenedentota bacterium, the sequence TTCACGCTGATGCGACGCGGCTTGACTTCATCGCGTTTCGGAAGCCTCAGCGTTAGTACGCCGTCCTTCATCTCAGCCTCCACGCGACTGGTGTCGATTGCGCGACTCAGCGCAAACACTCGACGATAATCGGCCTGAGCGCGCTCGCGAAGATGAATGCGGCCGTCATTCTCGGATACCTTCCGGTGCCCGGTAAGGGTCAGTTCATTGTCCTTGACCTCAATCTGGGTGCCATCCTTGGACACGCCGGGAAGCTCGGCTTCGATAATCACTTCGTCAGCCTTTTCC encodes:
- a CDS encoding Hsp20/alpha crystallin family protein; its protein translation is MSACAPEKSSCYMMPRVNIMEKADEVIIEAELPGVSKDGTQIEVKDNELTLTGHRKVSENDGRIHLRERAQADYRRVFALSRAIDTSRVEAEMKDGVLTLRLPKRDEVKPRRISVN